Proteins encoded together in one Rhizobacter sp. J219 window:
- a CDS encoding NAD(P)-dependent oxidoreductase translates to MAPLVLLGASGFVGSALMRQLQGRAGDTRVLVHRTAPAALPASAVAHEGSLTALPQAVWPSAPHVVIHCASKQIDPDGSGFGVNLQGIESVCRALTPQTRAVLFVSSCSVYGEGAQRGVAEDAPLRPATPLARSRAACEARLAQLAAQGRCRVEVFRPRFVLGQGDRHVLPGLARLVRRGFTLGRGQQRFSVIDVDDFARILLARAEAALQLAPGFEAFNVGYASPLSLHEIVQALAERLGVPSPRWRIPVHPGLLDTLAWMPGLPVHRLRLLGIDHHLDVGRLQARLPAPWLALDPRVALRRAMPWLTTSPRETFA, encoded by the coding sequence ATGGCGCCGCTGGTGCTGCTGGGGGCGAGCGGCTTCGTCGGCAGTGCGCTGATGCGGCAGCTGCAGGGCAGGGCGGGCGATACGCGGGTGCTGGTGCATCGCACGGCGCCCGCCGCCCTGCCGGCCTCGGCGGTGGCGCACGAGGGCAGCCTCACCGCGTTGCCGCAGGCCGTGTGGCCGAGTGCGCCGCACGTGGTCATCCACTGCGCGAGCAAGCAGATCGACCCTGACGGCAGCGGCTTCGGTGTCAACCTGCAGGGCATCGAGTCGGTGTGCCGGGCGCTCACGCCGCAGACGCGCGCCGTGCTCTTCGTCAGTTCGTGCTCGGTCTACGGCGAGGGCGCGCAGCGCGGCGTGGCCGAAGACGCGCCGCTGCGCCCCGCCACGCCGCTCGCACGCTCGCGTGCCGCCTGCGAAGCGCGGCTCGCGCAGCTGGCCGCGCAGGGCCGCTGCCGTGTCGAGGTGTTCCGCCCGCGCTTCGTGCTGGGGCAGGGCGACCGGCATGTGCTGCCCGGCCTCGCGCGGCTGGTGCGGCGCGGCTTCACGCTGGGGCGCGGGCAGCAGCGCTTCTCGGTGATCGACGTCGACGACTTCGCGCGCATCCTGCTCGCGCGGGCCGAGGCGGCGCTGCAACTCGCGCCGGGCTTCGAAGCCTTCAACGTGGGCTACGCCAGCCCGCTCAGCTTGCACGAGATCGTGCAGGCCCTCGCAGAACGTCTGGGCGTGCCATCACCGCGCTGGCGCATCCCCGTCCATCCCGGCCTGCTGGACACCCTTGCCTGGATGCCTGGCCTGCCCGTGCACCGCCTTCGCCTGCTCGGCATCGACCACCACCTCGACGTGGGCCGGCTGCAGGCACGACTTCCCGCCCCCTGGCTGGCACTCGACCCGCGCGTCGCACTGCGTCGTGCCATGCCCTGGCTCACGACTTCTCCCCGGGAGACCTTCGCATGA
- a CDS encoding isoprenylcysteine carboxylmethyltransferase family protein, with translation MSTTSSRSPFAQAIALVGIAAMLFAAGHAALTREGVFQWLTPGIAVAYVLWVLSEWRITTATESQDTRTDRYTCEAYASARFLTMLAAFLPDALWSGPGPWLSIGLAVFAAGIGLRGWAIVTLGRAYSHRVRTPEGVGIVSHGPYRLLRHPAYTGMLLAHVGIAVLFCNVYVLLALGLALLPALVRRIRVEEAHLLSLPGYADFAAARARLAPGVW, from the coding sequence ATGAGCACCACTTCTTCCCGTTCTCCGTTCGCCCAGGCGATTGCGCTCGTCGGCATCGCGGCCATGCTCTTCGCGGCGGGCCACGCGGCCCTCACGCGCGAGGGTGTCTTCCAGTGGCTCACGCCGGGCATCGCCGTGGCCTACGTGCTGTGGGTCTTGTCGGAATGGCGCATCACCACCGCCACCGAGAGCCAGGACACCCGCACCGACCGCTACACATGCGAGGCCTACGCCAGCGCACGATTCCTCACCATGCTCGCGGCCTTCCTGCCCGATGCGCTGTGGTCGGGCCCGGGGCCGTGGCTATCGATCGGCCTCGCGGTGTTTGCCGCCGGCATCGGCTTGCGCGGCTGGGCCATCGTCACATTGGGCCGGGCCTACTCGCACCGCGTGCGCACGCCTGAAGGCGTGGGCATCGTGTCGCACGGGCCTTACCGCCTGCTGCGTCACCCGGCGTACACCGGCATGCTGCTGGCGCATGTCGGCATCGCGGTGCTGTTCTGCAATGTGTACGTGCTGCTCGCGCTCGGCCTGGCCCTGCTGCCGGCCCTGGTGCGGCGCATCCGTGTCGAAGAGGCGCACCTGCTGAGCCTGCCCGGCTACGCCGACTTCGCCGCGGCGCGCGCGCGGCTTGCACCCGGGGTGTGGTGA
- a CDS encoding AfsA-related hotdog domain-containing protein, whose protein sequence is MNAEAVERPAPAVVPAWEIAPQVNHQNTIPRKLAHKRRLENVYVTSLSPAGPDNEFIFGAFVPQSNAYINDMRVHAGDVTLSIIEIGRQIGIALSHEYLGVAPQQTFVLDSMVFEALPPLHTHDWLANDKLWGQALIDQQVHTTDGELSSARADGRIWAGNDCVCAQSSHWSILPRDRYQRLRELSRSRNVRRMGDAADAVPLGPGFWVSLDAPLRRAVLQPGLWVSSNASRFMATLQVDQRNLFFFDHDNDHVPGMLVLEGMRSMALDIVGKFRSRSTGPAALRRIEVAFKNFAELDAPVQLVAALDPHRRDGEPLSLQVEARQLGRVFATGEFIAA, encoded by the coding sequence ATGAACGCCGAAGCAGTAGAACGGCCCGCACCGGCCGTGGTGCCCGCCTGGGAGATCGCGCCCCAGGTGAACCACCAGAACACCATCCCGCGCAAGCTCGCGCACAAGCGCCGGCTCGAGAACGTCTACGTGACCTCGCTGAGCCCCGCGGGGCCCGACAACGAATTCATCTTCGGTGCGTTCGTGCCCCAATCGAATGCCTACATCAACGACATGCGGGTGCATGCCGGCGATGTGACGCTGTCGATCATCGAGATCGGCCGCCAGATCGGCATCGCGCTGTCGCATGAGTACCTGGGCGTCGCGCCTCAGCAGACCTTCGTGCTCGACAGCATGGTCTTCGAGGCGTTGCCGCCGCTGCACACGCACGACTGGTTGGCGAACGACAAGCTGTGGGGCCAGGCGCTGATCGACCAGCAGGTGCACACCACCGACGGCGAGCTGAGCAGTGCGCGGGCCGATGGCCGCATCTGGGCGGGCAACGACTGCGTGTGTGCGCAATCGAGCCACTGGAGCATCCTCCCGCGAGACCGCTACCAGCGCCTGCGCGAGCTGAGCCGCAGCCGCAACGTGCGACGCATGGGCGACGCGGCCGACGCCGTGCCGCTCGGGCCCGGCTTCTGGGTGAGCCTCGATGCGCCGCTGCGCCGCGCGGTGCTCCAGCCCGGCCTCTGGGTGAGCAGCAATGCCAGCCGCTTCATGGCCACGCTGCAGGTCGACCAGCGCAACCTCTTCTTCTTCGACCACGACAACGACCACGTGCCCGGCATGCTGGTGCTCGAAGGCATGCGCAGCATGGCGCTCGACATCGTGGGCAAGTTCCGCTCGCGCAGCACCGGGCCGGCCGCGCTGCGGCGCATCGAAGTCGCCTTCAAGAACTTCGCCGAACTCGACGCGCCGGTGCAACTGGTGGCCGCGCTCGACCCGCACCGCCGCGACGGCGAGCCGCTGTCGCTGCAGGTCGAGGCGCGCCAGCTGGGCCGCGTGTTCGCCACCGGCGAGTTCATCGCCGCCTGA